Genomic DNA from Paucilactobacillus hokkaidonensis JCM 18461:
TAATAATCTAGCAGTTATGAATTTTGGTCAGAGCGCAATTATTGGAACACGATTAAAAATATCTGCTACACTCTAATTCTATTATAGTGCTAATTTAATAAAATAACACACCTTTATTAAATCTGAACACCAATAGTCGGCTTCAATTCCACAATTTCACCGGTGCGTCGATAAATAATCCATTCGCCGATATTCAGTGCACATTCAACGATTTGTTCCAGTGAATTTGCAACCGCCACATATGGCAAAATTTGTTCGACCTGCTCACTATTTTGTTTCATCGCTAAGACACATTTTTGATATATTTCAACGTGTTGTTCATTTGCTTCAATTGCCAGTTGGCTTCCCGTTTGGGCAAAATGCCAATCCTTTTTGACATACGCCATCAGCATATCGCGCATTAATTTTTCTGTGAATTTACTAAATTGTTCTATTAAAATCAGCACCGGTTTCAAATGGGCTTCTCGCTGCAGATTCAAACTAGCCAACGCAATGTCGCGAGCATGGTCACCGGCATGTTCTAAATCTGAAACAGCCTTCAAAATGGTAACTACTTCACGTAAATCACTAGTGACTGGTTGTTGCAGCGCAATAATCTCAAATGCATCTTGTTCCAATTTCATTTCACGATCATTAATTTGATGATCATGAGCCACAATTTCTTTAGCGGTCCGTTGGTCACCAACCACCATTGCTTTACCCGCCGCGTCAATTGTTTTGGCAACCAAAACACCCATCTCAGTAAATTGCGCATCTAACTGTGCTAGTTGTTGATCAATTAATCGTTCCATTTTAGTCTCTCCTATCTAACCAAAACGTCCTGTAATAAAGTCGCGTGTCTGTTCTGCAGCCGGATCCATAAAAATCTTTTTTGTATCATCAAATTCAATTAGGTCCCCTTGTAAAAAGAAAGCTGTTTTATCAGCTATTCGAGCCGCCTGCTGTAAATTATGAGTGACCATAATGATTGTATAATGTTCCTTTAATTGTAACAATGTTGCTTCAATTTGACGACTAGAATGCGGATCTAGTGCACTGGTAGGTTCATCTAATAATAATATTGTCGGTGAAACTGCTAAAGCACGCGCAATGCAGATTCGCTGCTGTTGCCCCCCTGATAGGGCCATTGCATTTTGATCTAGTTTGTCCTTCACTTCATCCCAAACTGCTGCTTGTTTTAAGGCCGTTTGCACGGCTTCATCCAATTTAGC
This window encodes:
- the phoU gene encoding phosphate signaling complex protein PhoU, which translates into the protein MERLIDQQLAQLDAQFTEMGVLVAKTIDAAGKAMVVGDQRTAKEIVAHDHQINDREMKLEQDAFEIIALQQPVTSDLREVVTILKAVSDLEHAGDHARDIALASLNLQREAHLKPVLILIEQFSKFTEKLMRDMLMAYVKKDWHFAQTGSQLAIEANEQHVEIYQKCVLAMKQNSEQVEQILPYVAVANSLEQIVECALNIGEWIIYRRTGEIVELKPTIGVQI
- the pstB gene encoding phosphate ABC transporter ATP-binding protein PstB, translating into MEKQILKTQNVHLNYGDFEALHGIDLTFDAHEITALIGPSGCGKSTYLRCLNRMNDQIEGVKITGDFKFRGNDMYSDDIDIVELRKQIGMVFQQPNPFPMSIYDNVTFGLRVAGVRDKAKLDEAVQTALKQAAVWDEVKDKLDQNAMALSGGQQQRICIARALAVSPTILLLDEPTSALDPHSSRQIEATLLQLKEHYTIIMVTHNLQQAARIADKTAFFLQGDLIEFDDTKKIFMDPAAEQTRDFITGRFG